Genomic DNA from Veillonella criceti:
CAGCTTCTGCTACCTTAATGCCTTCGCTAGTAGCACCACCATCCCATAAACTCCATGCTACGTTAGCACTAATAGTCCAGCTATTATTATCGGTTCCATCCCAATCACTACCTTTCCAATCTTGAGAGGCTTTCGCACTCAATTTAGGCATATAACCAGCTTTAGCCGATTTAATCTGTTCTTCAGCAGCTTTTACCGCCATAGTGCTCTGTACAAGCTCAGCTCGATGAAGCATAGCATACGCTTGCGCTTCTTCAAGACTTACATTGTATGGAGTATAACCAAGCATAGCGTCAGCTGTTTCAACACTAGTATTCACAGGCAAGGCAATTAAATTATTCAATTTAGCTTCTGCTAAATTCGCTGAGTTCTGAGCTGTTACTAATTCAGTCTGAGCATTCGCTACAGCCGTTTGTGCCGCTAACACATCCGACTTAGCAACTAACCCAACATTATATTGCTGATTAACATTCGTTAGCTGGCTATCATAATCTTTAATTGTTTGATTCGCTACATCCACCTTATTACGTGCTTGAATTAACCCAAAATAACCTTTAGCAGCATCTAATTTTGTCGTTTGACGTTGTACTTCTAAGGCTGCATTAAATCCTTCGCGAGAATAACGGGCTGCATCAATAGCAGATTCTACTTTGCCACCTGTATAAATAGGCACTTCAATTGATATACCATGCCCCGCAGCTGTAACATGAGAAGAATCTGCGGTTGTCCGACTTCCAGAATATCCATACCCAATTGTCGGGTTTTTAGCAGCTGCAGCCACACTTACTTTTGCTTTAGCGGCTTCATAAGCCCAACCAGCTTGACGTACGTCACGATTATTAATAAGTGCTAATTCTACTGTATGAGGCAATGTTAAGGATACTTTATCACCAATCACTTCATCAGTTGCAATTTTATTAGCCACTGTTTGTTGCGTTGTTACCAACGCAGCTTGTTGATATTTTGTTAATTTACTATCTGTCGTCGTATCAGCGGCCCATACGCTAGTAGCCGTTAAAGCCAATACAATGGCCAATGAGAGTGCTTTTTTATTTGCCATGCTATTACCTCCAAAAATTAAAAGACATGTCGAATACCATAGAAATTACCACCATTTTCAGCACTAAACGGTCGAATAAACTGAGCCACTGCATAAGTGTCTTCAAATAAACGAACTTCACTGCGAATACGATAGCGTGTATCATTAAAATCCATAACGGCAGCCGAAATAGAGAATGGACCATTCAAACCATAGTCAACCCCAATCCCTACATCGCCATCAAATAAACCACCACGGAGTAAGAAATCATTAGCTACATACTTACCATAAGTAAGTTCTAACTGACTATTATCACCAATATTTGTTGCCCCTAACGTGAACATACTCTTACCAAATTGCAAACGAAAATCTGCATTAGGATTGTATTTATCACTCGTTGTGTTATATAAAAGCTCTATATTGGCGCTAGCCTTAAAAGGGTACTTTTTTCCGGAATCACTGCTTTCTACATCTCCTCCAGTCAGACGATTTAACTTAGTTGTTAATTGAGCGGTATTATGCAATGTTTCCTTAATATCCTTACTGCTTTGTGGGTCAGTCACAACCCCTTCCATTGAGGAAGCCATATTATTCAAACTATTAGTAGTCGTTCTTAAATTACTCAAAATCGCACGCATATCACTAGCAGCTTGGCCATCACCATTTAATTCTTGAAGTGATGTATCTAACTGATTCGTAATATTTGTCATATTACGTGTAATACCAGCCATATTAGTTGTAATTTCATTTAAATTACCTTCATTAGAGGCTACCATCTGATTCATACGTGCAGTCAGCTCAGCTGTATTATTGGCAATATCTTCAGTCGTACGCAAAGCATTTCGCAAGGCTGCTTGTGTCTGTGCATCACCAATAACATTATTAATAGAACCTAACGTTTTATTAGCTTCTTCCATCAATACTGTAGCTTGACGCATGGTTTTATCAATATCACTTTGACCATCACCATGAATAATATCACCATCTTTTAAAAAGGTTTTAGAATGACCTGGTGTAATTTGAATAAATTTATCACCTAAAATCCCGTCATTGGCTAAACTAAATTCAGAATCAACAGGAATCTCTGTATCATCCTTAATTTCCATTATTAAAGTAACCCCTTTAGATGTTACTTCCATATCTGTTACTCGACCAACAGCCACACCAGAATATTTAATTTGATTGCCCGTTTTAAGACCTGTTACCGATTGAAACTCACCAGTAATATGCATTTGCGGTGGCTGAAATAACTCCAGACGACCTAAAAAGATAACACATGCCGCAAATAAGCAAAGGCCAATAATGGTAAATAAGCCTACCTTAGCCTCTGTACTCCACTTCATTTATTCGTTCCCCCCATCTGCGGTATCTTCTAACATATCACCGCCATGTATAAACTGTTGCACCAACGGATTTTTAGATTTTTTAAATACCGTTGGACTTGATACTTCAATAAACTTACCATTATCTAATAAAGCAATGCGGTCAGCTACATAAAAAGCAGACTGCATATCATGAGTTACTACAATCGAAGTACAGTTAAAATGATGTTGCATACTTCGAATCAATTTACTAATTGTCCCTGACGTAATCGGATCTAACCCTGACGTAGGTTCATCATATAAAATAATGCTTGGATTTTGAGCAATAGCTCTAGCCAAACTAATTCGCTTTTTCATACCACCAGATAGCTCATTTGGCATATAATCCGCCGTATCTGGCAAGCCGACTAGATCAAGCTTCTCCTGTACAATCTCTTTAATATCTGCATTTTTCAGTTCTGTATGTTGTCGTAGTCCAAAGGCTACATTTTCAGCTACTGTCATAGAGTCGAACAACGCCGAATATTGAAAGACCATGCCCATCTTCTCTCGAACTTTATTAAATTCATCATCAGAGAGGCTGACTACATCAACACCATCGACTAAAATACGGCCACTATTAGGCCGCTGCAGTCCTATAACCAATCGCAAAATTGTACTTTTACCAGCGCCACTGCCGCCAAGCACAACCAACGTTTCACCATCTTCTATTTTTAAATTCACATGATCTAGAATGACTCTATCTTCATAGGCCACTACAACGTCTTGCAGTTCAATCATGAAAGGATCCTCAAATCTTCTTTATTCTTTACTATCAAAATATTCTGTAAACACAGGCTACCTTATGGGCAAAAGCCTATTCAGCCTTTTAAAAATATCCTCTATCAATATAATAATAAGGATAAAAAGTAATTCAATACAAATACTAGAATAATACTTGTCACAACTGAACTAGTAGTGGCATTACCCACAGCAGCCGCACCCATTTTAGTATACATACCTTTATAAGAACCTACCAAAGCGATAACGGCACCAAATACACTCGCTTTAATCAAGCCATACGTCAAGTCACTGGTCACCGCAAATAGCTGGATGGAGTCAGTATATGTCATACCAGCCAAACCTTTAAAGGCCGTAGCCACTACATAACCACCACTGATACCGATAAGCACACCATAAAACGCCAAAATAGGTACCATAATCATACAAGCAATAACACGCGGTACAACTAAATAACCGATTGGATTAACAGCCATTACTTTAAGAGCGTCAATCTGCTCTGTTACTTTCATGGTCCCTAACTCAGCCGTAATAGCAGCGCCTACACGGCCAGCTAATACAACCCCAACTAAAACAGGCCCTAACTCACGCCCCATCGCGATAGCCATAATACCGCCAACAGTGCCTTGTGCGCCATAACGAATTAAAATATCCGTAATTTGCAACGTCATAACGGCACCAGCAAAAAGCAGAGTTAAACTAATAATGGGCAATGAATCCACACCCAAATGAGCCATTTGAAAAATAACATGCCGCCAGTTAGCCTGTCGTAATTGTTTAATTGTTTGTCCAATTAAAATGACCGCTTCACCACATCGGGCTAACCAAAGTAAGACTTCACGGCCAATTGATTCTAACCACTGCAAGGATGCTCCTCCTCTTACAAACAAGCTTAATCAGCTTTTACTTTTTTATGTTAGCAATAAAATTACTAAACATGATTACTACCCCTCATTTTAGCACAAAACCAGAGATATTGTCATCAGTACCAATAGCGAATCTGTCGATTTTTTTCGATTATTTTTAAAAATTTTCAATTATTTTACAATTTTAACCATACAGATTCCATAACAAGTAAATCATAATTCAAAATTAAGAAAAAGCTGTATAACTAATCCCGTGAGATTAGTCATACAGCTATCTAACTACTTATTTAAGATCTTCATCAGACTTGGTAGCTTCGTCATCTGAACCATTATCATCTGTACCACTAGACTTGCTAGCAACGTTACTGGTTTCAGATGCTTTGCCTTCCTGTTTAGCTTCTTCTTTTAACTTCTTCGCATGTTCCTTAGCTAATTTCGCTTTTGCTTTATCACGATCAGCCGGTGACATGATATTTAACACGAATTGTCCATCGCCCCGAATTACATATTCCGTATCAATTTTAGCTTTATATGGTTCCTTATCATTATTATCATCAATTCCTGGAATATTTTCCTTTGCCTTACTTTTTGGCACAGCACCTGGAATCTGAGTATCTTCTACACCATCGATTTTAGCACTCTTACTCGATGAACCATCGCCATCTTCCACCATGCTAACACCATCTTCCAAAATTTCAACGACAATTTGATTATTCGTATCCGTATTACGCAATTCTTTATAAAATTCATCAAAATCTTTATATGTTTTCAAACGACGAATAATTTCATCGGTTAAATTATATTTTTGCTTTTCTAATAAATAAGGTAACGGAATAACGCCACCGCCCCGTACTTCAAGGGTTACTTCCCCTAAAGGTTGCTCCTTAGGCACCGTAAAGAAAATTTCTTTAGTCACCGGTTCACCACGGAACGGCTGCAATTTCACATTAATAACAATCGTATCACCAGGGGCCGCTACAGCAGGCGACAAAGTTGCATCAGCAATCATAGCGGTTTTCGTATCCTTCGTAACAGACGCATCCACTTGAATATCTGCAATTTCATAATTAATGAAACGATTATTCATAAGTACATCGAGAATATTATAAAATTCATCCACACTCTTCACGCCAATAGCTTCTGACGAATAAAACATATTAGTTCGTTCTAAAGCAGGAATTTTACTATCTCGTGGCTGAATTTTGACTGTCAAAGTTGAAGTCCCTTCACCACTGCGATCTAGCGTCTTACTTAAAAAGCTATATACCGCTGTAGCACCTAGTGTAGGCGTCAATTCATCAGCTTCTACAACTTTAACCCCCGCTTCCCGAGTGCGATTCATATCTAGATCACGAATTGTAATGGCCATCGGAATACCACTAATAATTTGTCCTGAATTACCAGCAATCCCTGCACCACGGTCTTCTGTGACAGCTCCCACTTCAGCCCCCATAGAACCTAATTTAAAACCAGATTCCACGCTTTTCACAACAGTGAAAATAGAAGCATTGTGCATAAAATAACCTACGGATCCCCGTTTTAAAAATGGGTGCCCAAAAGCAACAACCTTATCTTGATCAACGTAGGTAACCGTACCAATAGCGCCTAGTTTCAAATCACCATCCACTAATAAAGCAGCTACTGAACCACCAGCTTTAAGAGGCTTAGCCACATCATCACCATCAGCGGCTGCCGTATCATAGGTACTATATTGATAAGAAGGTAATTTATCCTTCATGTATGCTAAAGCCTCTGGATCAAAGCCATAGGCCATAAGTGGTGTACCTAAGGGAATCAATTGGCTATCCCGCCATGGATTAGCTAAATTCTTTTCATAGGGAATATTCCACAACTTAACCATATCTTCAATCGGTGTGATCATGCCAATAGTGCCATCAGCAAAGCCCCAACCATAGGCTACAGCCCCTACAAGCTTGCCATTAATATAAGCAGGACTACCACTCATACCATGAACGATGCCACCGGTTTGATCCATAACAGGGCCTGAAAATTTAGCTAAAATCAAATCACCTGATGGGCCGCGGTCTTTCATAACACCTAATACTTTTAAATTAAAACTGGATATATCGTCACCAGTTACAACGGTATCAACATGCCCTTCCATTCCCGTACGCACGTCTGCTACAGGCAAGAAATCAACAGCCTGCGCCGAAGACGCTACTGTACAATAAAAGAAAAGCGCCAGTACACCTTTCATATACCGGCGTGATGAACGAATTAACTTCATTCATATCTCCTCTCTATACTATTTACCATCAACCACGGCTACAACCTGAGCACGTGTTACTTGATCACCATTTTTTACGGATACATTCGTAACGACCCCATTAACAGTGGAACGAGCAGCTGGCATAGGACCTGTTAAAGATTGAACCGTAACAAGTACGTCTCCTTCTTTAACGGCTGTACCGACTGGTACTACCGATACTACTTGACCTGTTAACACAGACTCTTGGTTGACATTGGCTGCGGAGGCATTGAACACAAAGCCGGTTGCTACACTTAGACCTATAGCAGCCATTACAAACAATTTCATATATTTTTTCATATAAATTCCTCCTTTGACTAACGTCTATATATATTATAACACGAAATAGCAAATTAATTAGGGAAAGATAATAGCTCGCTCATATAAAGCAGGACCGCTAGAGGTTACATCGCGATGAATGTAAACTCCATTCGCCCAAATATCATTATCTTGGTTAAAGCCCACATCAATCCCATTAATGGCACCAAATTGTTTTAACCTGGCACCACCTTGCGCTAAAGTAATCCCTGTATAAGCACGGTAATTGCCAGAAGCTACTAATACAACTAAAGAACCATCTACTTTTACACCTAGCAGCGTCCGTCCTCGATAGCGCCCTTCATCATAACTAGTAGCAACAGAATCTCTCAATACAATGTAATCATCAGAAGCAAGCATGGTGCCAACTTTACTAATCGTAGCCACTGGTTGAATAATTTGTAGGTCTACTACATCGCCAACTTGTAGCGCTTGTAACACGGGTATCATCGTGCCATGACCAGATAGTACAATATCGCCACTAGCTAGTAAAGAATTCGCTTGATTTTTAGCAACTACCTTATTTTTACGAATCGTCACTTCTTGGCCATATATATTCGTCCCCGTCGAGGTGCCATAATATGTATTATAAGCAATCAGTTCATTCGCCCCTCTAGAGCGATTAATGCCATTCACTACATATGTTTTGTCGCCTTCTGTAAGCTGTAATTTTTTAGATTGTAAATCAAATACATACCCTTGGCTTGGCACATATCGAATCGATGCAGACGGTGTAATCTCACGACTATCAACAATAGGAATAATAGCGCCTGAAGCCGTTTTAATTGTCGACACGTCACTGTCTTTTTCCACACGAGGCTCTACGCTTCCCACTTTATGAATCCCTACTGCGATCGCGCCCGCCGGTGCCAGCTCTTGTAAGTTTTGACCACCCTCATGTCCTGTTACAGCCTCTACCGGTTCTAAAGGACCAATTTCTAATACATCAACTTTTACTCGTCCCGTGTCCGTACTTGTATCCCATTGTGTATGCGTCACACCTGATTTTAACGACTTAGTCGTCCGCTGTTCATAATTATTAAATAAATCAAGAACAACTCGATCAGGTTCTTCTAGTGTAAAAATATGATAGCGCACATCTTGATTAACAGCCAAGCTCATATCTAGGCCATCATTAGTCGCCACTAAAGATACCCCTTTAAGCACACCACTATTACGATTATTATACTGCACTGGCCCTGATGTTTTATTCGTCGTTGCCGGCAAATGCACTTTTAATTGTTGGCCATTTTCATTATAAATAGAACTCCATCCATTAGGGAGACCCTGCATATCCAACACAACCCGGGTATGGCCAGTTTCATTAGTCGCTCGCACAGCCGTCAAATCAGCTGCCATATTATGAAACACAGTCCCAGAGCCTATAAGGCCTGCCAATATAGCCAATTTGAGTGTCTGCTTATATGCCTTCATAATCCCTCCTAAAGTTGTTAATTAATCAATTCGAATTCCTATTTTATTTATTATATCATATAACTCTTTTGAAAAGATGAAATAATATAGCAAAAAGTGAGCTCCTTTCAGAGCTCACTCAAATTACTATGCATTAATTACCTAATAAAATTAGTTAACTACCTAGCATTCACTATTAATATATTACTATATCACAATCACAGTCTTACTGTAATTCTTCTAAGCTATCTTGAAAACGATCCATTTCACGAAGGGCTCGTCCCGTACCTACGATGACCGAATAGCGTGGATTATCAACTAAATATGCTGCTACACCAATAGCCCTCGTAATCAAGCGATCAAAACCGCTAATAAGAGCACCACCACCGGTTAAAATTATGCCATGGTCACAAATCTCGGCTACTAATTCAGGTGGCGTTTTTTCTAAAATATCCTTTATCCCTTCTAAGATAATACTAACAGGTCTTTCAAGTGCTTTTTGCACTTCTTTTGACGTAACGGTAATTGCTTTAGGTAAACCACTCACAATATCACGCCCACGAACGGTAATTTCTTCAATAGGCGCCTTGCGATCTACTGTCCCAATAGCAATTTTAACTTCTTCAGCCGTACGACGACCAATTAGTAATTTACGACGTCGCTTAATATAAGCGATAATAGCTTCATCAAATTTATCGCCCCCCATACGAAGGGATTTGCTCACAACTACCCCAGTCGTACAAAGAACAGCTACATCCGTTGTACCACCGCCTACATCAACAACAATAGCCCCAGCGGAGGTGGCTTTATCGAGCCCTGTGCCTAATGCAGCAGCCAAGGGTTCTTCAATCAAAACAGTCTTACGGGCCCCCGTTTGTAACACGGCTTCAATAACAGCGCGTTTTTCAACCGGTGTAATCCCCGAAGGTACGCATATAACAATGCGTGGTTTAAATAATGACGAAGCTGGAAGTACGCTTTTAATATAGTACCGAAGCATAAATTCCGTCATGTCATAATTATTAATAACGCCATCCTGAAGTGGCCTAATGACTTCAATATCAGCTGGCGTTCGTCCTAACATGATTCGTGCATCTTCACCAACAGCGACTACTTCATGGGTGTTAATATTCCAAGCTACATAAGCTGGTTCATCAAGAACAACACCTTTCCCCTTAATGTAAATCAATACATTGGTCGTTCCTAAATCAATGCCAATATCATAAGCCCACCATAAAGCCAGTCGTTCAAAGGGCGAAATAGTTGTTCTTTCTTTACGACTCTGTATTTTAGGCGTTGTCGTCGCAATCGGTTGCGTGCTCTTCTTACGTCGCTCAGCTCTTTTTTGTAACACTTCAGCACGACTTACTTTTTTCTTACTCGTCCACCCGAACAATGTCAGCACCTAGTCCTTTTAATTTGCCTACTAAGTTATCATAACCGCGGTCAATGTGAGATAACTGTGTCACTTTAGTAACGCCTTCAGCCGCTAGGCCAGCACATACTAACGCTGCACCAGCTCGTAAATCAGTAGCTCGTACTTCAGTTCCTTTTAATTTAGCTACCCCATCCACAATGGCACGACGCTCTTCAATGCGAATTTGAGCACCCATTTTCTTCAACTCATCGACATGCATAAAGCGGTTTTCAAACACTGTTTCCATAACAGTACTTGTACCTTCAGCAATAGTAGTAAACGCCATAAACTGAGCTTGCATATCTGTAGGGAAGCCAGGATATGGCAGCGTTTTAATATCGACAGCTTTCACCTTGCCATCAGATACAACACGAATACCATCTACGTCTTCTTCTACACGTACACCCGCTTCTTTTAGTTTAGCTACTACTGGTTTTAAATGCTCCGATAACGCATTTTCTACATATACATCGCCACCAGCCATAGCTGCTGCAATTAAATACGTCCCCGCTTCAATCCGATCAGGTATAACCGTGTGCGTTGCCCCTTTTAATTCTTTTACACCTTGAATACGAATGACATTCGTACCAGCACCGCGAATATCGGCACCCATACTATTCAAATAAGTTACTAAATCTACGATTTCAGGTTCTTCCGCAGCATTTTCAATAATCGTTTTACCATCAGCCATAGAGGCTGCCATAATTACATTCTCAGTAGCACCTACACTAGGAAAGTCTAAATAAATTTGATTTCCTTTTAACCCTTCTGGAGCCGTGGCTAGTACATAGCCATCCCCCATTTCAATAGTAGCTCCTAATGCTTCAAACGCTTTTAAATGTAAATCAATAGGGCGACTACCAATAGCGCAACCTCCAGGCAGGGAAATACGCGCTTCCCCACGACGAGCCAATAAAGGCCCCATCACTAAAAAGGACGCCCGCATGCGGCGTACTAATTCATAGGGAGCTTCCGTAGCCGTAATGTTAGCGGCATCAAATATAATTTCTTCCTTAGCTTCATCTCTAGTAACCTTTACCCCTAAAGAGGCAATTACTTCGCAAATTGTATGTACATCCTCTAAATGAGGAACCTCTACTAATCGACTTGGTGTCGATGCTAACATGGTGGCCGCTATAATCGGCAACACCGCATTTTTAGCGCTACTTACACGTACGCGACCATTCAACGGTTTACCACCGTTAATGATGAGCTTTTCCAACAATACTTCCTCCCATAATGCAATCTATTCATCTATAGTCAAGATAGTTTTATCCATAAATTCTACCTTATAGTATACTTTAAAACAGCTTGTTCAGCAAGTACCCTATAAACGTAAAAAGAGGAACCACCTCACGAAGGTTCCTCTTATAATAGCTTGCTATTTTAATTATTAACGAGCTTTCATAGATTTTAATTTACGGTCTAAGCGATGGATAGTATCTACGAAACGAACTGTACCTGTTTTATAACGCATAACGACAGACTCCGTACGAGCACCACCAGCAAAGTATTTAATACCTGCTAAAATATTACCTTCAGTGATAGCCGTAGCAGAGAAAATAACATCTTCCCCATGTACTAAATCATCAATCGTTAATACTTTATTCAAATCTGTAATCCCCATAGCATGACAACGACGAACTTCTTCATCATTTTCAGGTAACAAACGAGCTTGCATATCGCCACCAGTACATTTTAAAGCAGCCGCGGCCAATACGCCTTCTGGAGCTCCACCAGTACCGATAACCATATGAATGCCAGACCCTTCAAGGCCACATTCCATAGCTGGATTTACATCACCGTCAGTAATTAAAC
This window encodes:
- a CDS encoding TolC family protein — its product is MANKKALSLAIVLALTATSVWAADTTTDSKLTKYQQAALVTTQQTVANKIATDEVIGDKVSLTLPHTVELALINNRDVRQAGWAYEAAKAKVSVAAAAKNPTIGYGYSGSRTTADSSHVTAAGHGISIEVPIYTGGKVESAIDAARYSREGFNAALEVQRQTTKLDAAKGYFGLIQARNKVDVANQTIKDYDSQLTNVNQQYNVGLVAKSDVLAAQTAVANAQTELVTAQNSANLAEAKLNNLIALPVNTSVETADAMLGYTPYNVSLEEAQAYAMLHRAELVQSTMAVKAAEEQIKSAKAGYMPKLSAKASQDWKGSDWDGTDNNSWTISANVAWSLWDGGATSEGIKVAEADLEQAKEANYQAVDSVNLSVREAYLNMKAAEQTIQSTRVAVEQGQENFRIASLRYRAGVGTNVDVLDAETKLTTARNNYVDALFNYNIAVASLETAMGVPLDTPIGGAAPLVNEANASQTLATLVATATK
- a CDS encoding MlaD family protein, whose amino-acid sequence is MKWSTEAKVGLFTIIGLCLFAACVIFLGRLELFQPPQMHITGEFQSVTGLKTGNQIKYSGVAVGRVTDMEVTSKGVTLIMEIKDDTEIPVDSEFSLANDGILGDKFIQITPGHSKTFLKDGDIIHGDGQSDIDKTMRQATVLMEEANKTLGSINNVIGDAQTQAALRNALRTTEDIANNTAELTARMNQMVASNEGNLNEITTNMAGITRNMTNITNQLDTSLQELNGDGQAASDMRAILSNLRTTTNSLNNMASSMEGVVTDPQSSKDIKETLHNTAQLTTKLNRLTGGDVESSDSGKKYPFKASANIELLYNTTSDKYNPNADFRLQFGKSMFTLGATNIGDNSQLELTYGKYVANDFLLRGGLFDGDVGIGVDYGLNGPFSISAAVMDFNDTRYRIRSEVRLFEDTYAVAQFIRPFSAENGGNFYGIRHVF
- a CDS encoding ABC transporter ATP-binding protein, yielding MIELQDVVVAYEDRVILDHVNLKIEDGETLVVLGGSGAGKSTILRLVIGLQRPNSGRILVDGVDVVSLSDDEFNKVREKMGMVFQYSALFDSMTVAENVAFGLRQHTELKNADIKEIVQEKLDLVGLPDTADYMPNELSGGMKKRISLARAIAQNPSIILYDEPTSGLDPITSGTISKLIRSMQHHFNCTSIVVTHDMQSAFYVADRIALLDNGKFIEVSSPTVFKKSKNPLVQQFIHGGDMLEDTADGGNE
- a CDS encoding MlaE family ABC transporter permease — its product is MQWLESIGREVLLWLARCGEAVILIGQTIKQLRQANWRHVIFQMAHLGVDSLPIISLTLLFAGAVMTLQITDILIRYGAQGTVGGIMAIAMGRELGPVLVGVVLAGRVGAAITAELGTMKVTEQIDALKVMAVNPIGYLVVPRVIACMIMVPILAFYGVLIGISGGYVVATAFKGLAGMTYTDSIQLFAVTSDLTYGLIKASVFGAVIALVGSYKGMYTKMGAAAVGNATTSSVVTSIILVFVLNYFLSLLLY
- a CDS encoding SpoIVB peptidase S55 domain-containing protein, whose translation is MKLIRSSRRYMKGVLALFFYCTVASSAQAVDFLPVADVRTGMEGHVDTVVTGDDISSFNLKVLGVMKDRGPSGDLILAKFSGPVMDQTGGIVHGMSGSPAYINGKLVGAVAYGWGFADGTIGMITPIEDMVKLWNIPYEKNLANPWRDSQLIPLGTPLMAYGFDPEALAYMKDKLPSYQYSTYDTAAADGDDVAKPLKAGGSVAALLVDGDLKLGAIGTVTYVDQDKVVAFGHPFLKRGSVGYFMHNASIFTVVKSVESGFKLGSMGAEVGAVTEDRGAGIAGNSGQIISGIPMAITIRDLDMNRTREAGVKVVEADELTPTLGATAVYSFLSKTLDRSGEGTSTLTVKIQPRDSKIPALERTNMFYSSEAIGVKSVDEFYNILDVLMNNRFINYEIADIQVDASVTKDTKTAMIADATLSPAVAAPGDTIVINVKLQPFRGEPVTKEIFFTVPKEQPLGEVTLEVRGGGVIPLPYLLEKQKYNLTDEIIRRLKTYKDFDEFYKELRNTDTNNQIVVEILEDGVSMVEDGDGSSSKSAKIDGVEDTQIPGAVPKSKAKENIPGIDDNNDKEPYKAKIDTEYVIRGDGQFVLNIMSPADRDKAKAKLAKEHAKKLKEEAKQEGKASETSNVASKSSGTDDNGSDDEATKSDEDLK
- a CDS encoding biotin-requiring enzyme, whose amino-acid sequence is MKKYMKLFVMAAIGLSVATGFVFNASAANVNQESVLTGQVVSVVPVGTAVKEGDVLVTVQSLTGPMPAARSTVNGVVTNVSVKNGDQVTRAQVVAVVDGK
- a CDS encoding AMIN domain-containing protein, translating into MKAYKQTLKLAILAGLIGSGTVFHNMAADLTAVRATNETGHTRVVLDMQGLPNGWSSIYNENGQQLKVHLPATTNKTSGPVQYNNRNSGVLKGVSLVATNDGLDMSLAVNQDVRYHIFTLEEPDRVVLDLFNNYEQRTTKSLKSGVTHTQWDTSTDTGRVKVDVLEIGPLEPVEAVTGHEGGQNLQELAPAGAIAVGIHKVGSVEPRVEKDSDVSTIKTASGAIIPIVDSREITPSASIRYVPSQGYVFDLQSKKLQLTEGDKTYVVNGINRSRGANELIAYNTYYGTSTGTNIYGQEVTIRKNKVVAKNQANSLLASGDIVLSGHGTMIPVLQALQVGDVVDLQIIQPVATISKVGTMLASDDYIVLRDSVATSYDEGRYRGRTLLGVKVDGSLVVLVASGNYRAYTGITLAQGGARLKQFGAINGIDVGFNQDNDIWANGVYIHRDVTSSGPALYERAIIFP
- a CDS encoding rod shape-determining protein, which translates into the protein MLTLFGWTSKKKVSRAEVLQKRAERRKKSTQPIATTTPKIQSRKERTTISPFERLALWWAYDIGIDLGTTNVLIYIKGKGVVLDEPAYVAWNINTHEVVAVGEDARIMLGRTPADIEVIRPLQDGVINNYDMTEFMLRYYIKSVLPASSLFKPRIVICVPSGITPVEKRAVIEAVLQTGARKTVLIEEPLAAALGTGLDKATSAGAIVVDVGGGTTDVAVLCTTGVVVSKSLRMGGDKFDEAIIAYIKRRRKLLIGRRTAEEVKIAIGTVDRKAPIEEITVRGRDIVSGLPKAITVTSKEVQKALERPVSIILEGIKDILEKTPPELVAEICDHGIILTGGGALISGFDRLITRAIGVAAYLVDNPRYSVIVGTGRALREMDRFQDSLEELQ
- the murA gene encoding UDP-N-acetylglucosamine 1-carboxyvinyltransferase produces the protein MEKLIINGGKPLNGRVRVSSAKNAVLPIIAATMLASTPSRLVEVPHLEDVHTICEVIASLGVKVTRDEAKEEIIFDAANITATEAPYELVRRMRASFLVMGPLLARRGEARISLPGGCAIGSRPIDLHLKAFEALGATIEMGDGYVLATAPEGLKGNQIYLDFPSVGATENVIMAASMADGKTIIENAAEEPEIVDLVTYLNSMGADIRGAGTNVIRIQGVKELKGATHTVIPDRIEAGTYLIAAAMAGGDVYVENALSEHLKPVVAKLKEAGVRVEEDVDGIRVVSDGKVKAVDIKTLPYPGFPTDMQAQFMAFTTIAEGTSTVMETVFENRFMHVDELKKMGAQIRIEERRAIVDGVAKLKGTEVRATDLRAGAALVCAGLAAEGVTKVTQLSHIDRGYDNLVGKLKGLGADIVRVDE